Proteins from a single region of Serinus canaria isolate serCan28SL12 chromosome 28, serCan2020, whole genome shotgun sequence:
- the TIMM44 gene encoding mitochondrial import inner membrane translocase subunit TIM44, with protein MGKMMEQGPVLIITFQAQVVMVIKNHLGEVVEGDPDKVLRMLYVWALCRDQDELNPYMAWRLLDISSSSTEQVL; from the exons aTGGGGAAGATGATGGAGCAGGGGCCCGTGCTGATCATCACCTTCCAGGCCCAGGTGGTGATGGTGATCAAGAACCACCTgggggaggtggtggaaggGGACCCG GACAAGGTGCTGAGGATGCTCTACGTGTGGGCGCTGTGCCGGGACCAGGACGAGCTGAACCCCTACATGGCCTGGAGGCTGCTGGACATTTCCTCCTCCAGCACGGAGCAggtgctctga